From a region of the Rhodococcus sp. 4CII genome:
- a CDS encoding TetR/AcrR family transcriptional regulator: MRSRRKILGATLELIASDGFEGVTIAAAAHAAGVTRQTVYSNFGSREELVSQAIAGVAVEALSGIHSHLATTETTGEYVVELIVAGRAAVRAHPVLATLLQAERGNPVFDTGMMSRAKPVAHELLAPLAERDPGVEPNLDDIVEIALRLALSVVLFDDDAVHTDDDLRRFLTRWLLPAMPSSS, encoded by the coding sequence ATGCGATCGCGGAGGAAGATCTTGGGCGCCACCCTCGAGTTGATCGCGAGCGACGGTTTCGAGGGGGTCACCATCGCGGCGGCGGCACACGCTGCCGGCGTCACCCGGCAGACCGTGTACTCCAACTTCGGGTCGCGGGAGGAACTGGTGTCGCAGGCGATCGCCGGTGTCGCCGTCGAGGCGCTGAGCGGGATCCACTCCCACTTGGCGACCACCGAGACGACGGGCGAGTACGTGGTCGAGCTCATCGTCGCGGGTCGTGCCGCGGTGCGCGCACATCCGGTCCTGGCCACGCTGCTCCAGGCGGAACGAGGCAACCCGGTCTTCGACACGGGCATGATGTCTCGCGCGAAACCCGTTGCGCACGAACTGCTCGCGCCGCTCGCCGAGCGCGACCCCGGTGTGGAACCGAATCTGGACGACATCGTCGAGATCGCCCTTCGCCTCGCGTTGTCGGTCGTCCTCTTCGACGACGACGCCGTGCACACCGACGACGACCTCCGCCGGTTCCTCACCCGCTGGCTATTGCCGGCGATGCCGTCCAGCTCGTAA
- a CDS encoding DUF2848 family protein — protein sequence MCRRRDGDPLETVARDQLEGGAQDLPPRSHAPIIEHERGSDHTDRQLATVDIGDSKRACPKPVGPRVVEIADWAPQPSADLHRYVRRPYIPAATSSFDYPLTCRHDEPDSLLVSSVQEKLVAASTTCRATTAARACR from the coding sequence GTGTGCCGCCGCCGCGATGGTGACCCCCTCGAAACCGTCGCTCGCGATCAACTCGAGGGTGGCGCCCAAGATCTTCCTCCGCGATCGCATGCGCCCATTATCGAGCACGAGCGAGGCTCCGATCACACCGACCGCCAACTCGCGACCGTCGACATCGGCGACTCGAAGCGCGCCTGCCCGAAGCCGGTCGGCCCCCGCGTGGTCGAGATCGCGGACTGGGCCCCACAACCTTCTGCAGATCTTCACCGTTACGTCCGCCGCCCGTACATCCCGGCCGCGACGAGCTCGTTCGACTACCCCCTGACCTGCCGCCACGACGAACCCGACTCGCTCCTCGTCTCCAGTGTGCAGGAGAAGCTCGTCGCAGCTTCGACGACCTGCCGTGCGACCACAGCCGCCCGGGCCTGCCGATGA
- a CDS encoding DUF5652 family protein: protein MSDRERRWLLVASVVEGVLKIAALVDIKRRSADEIRGSKAAWATAVVLVNSVGVIPIVYFLRGRRPLRNAG from the coding sequence TTGAGTGACCGTGAGCGCCGGTGGCTTCTCGTTGCCTCCGTCGTCGAGGGGGTCTTGAAGATCGCGGCACTGGTCGACATCAAACGTCGGTCGGCGGATGAGATCCGGGGATCGAAGGCGGCGTGGGCTACCGCGGTGGTGCTGGTCAACTCCGTCGGTGTCATCCCGATTGTGTACTTCTTGCGCGGGCGGCGGCCACTGAGAAACGCCGGCTGA
- a CDS encoding ABC transporter ATP-binding protein, giving the protein MAAISVQNLVKTFGPTRALDGLDLDVGPGEVHGFLGPNGSGKSTTIRVLLGLLRADSGDVQLLGGDPWRDSVSLHRRLAYVPGDVNLWPNLSGGEAIDLLAGLRGGLDESRRAELLERFELDPTKKARAYSKGNRQKVALVAAFASDVELYVLDEPTSGLDPLMESVFQDCVEEMSDAGKTVLLSSHILAEVEALCDRVSIIREGRTVETGTLAELRHLTRTSITAETQRPVTGLDAVEGVHDVRVDGLHTRCEVDTSAIDGVLRQLLPFGVLSLTSTPPTLEELFLRHYGDEPAREGENHRQAESGTRTP; this is encoded by the coding sequence ATGGCTGCGATCTCGGTGCAGAATCTCGTCAAGACGTTCGGGCCGACCCGCGCGCTCGACGGCCTCGACCTCGACGTCGGCCCCGGGGAAGTACACGGCTTCCTCGGCCCCAACGGTTCCGGCAAGTCGACGACCATCCGCGTGCTGCTCGGCCTGCTGCGTGCGGACTCGGGCGACGTCCAACTGCTGGGCGGAGACCCCTGGCGCGACTCGGTGTCGCTGCATCGGCGGCTCGCCTACGTTCCGGGTGACGTGAATTTGTGGCCCAATCTCTCCGGCGGTGAGGCGATCGATCTTCTCGCGGGCTTGCGCGGCGGGCTGGACGAGTCGCGGCGCGCCGAACTGCTCGAACGGTTCGAACTCGATCCGACGAAGAAGGCACGCGCGTACTCCAAGGGCAACCGGCAGAAGGTCGCTCTGGTGGCGGCCTTCGCGTCTGACGTCGAACTGTACGTTCTCGACGAACCCACGTCGGGGCTCGATCCCTTGATGGAGTCGGTGTTCCAGGACTGTGTCGAGGAGATGTCGGACGCGGGAAAGACGGTTCTGCTGTCGAGTCACATCCTGGCCGAGGTCGAGGCGCTGTGCGATCGGGTGAGCATCATCCGCGAGGGCCGGACGGTGGAGACCGGCACACTCGCCGAACTGCGCCACCTCACACGCACGTCCATCACCGCCGAGACGCAGCGGCCGGTGACCGGACTCGACGCCGTCGAGGGTGTGCACGATGTGCGGGTCGACGGCCTGCACACCCGCTGTGAGGTGGACACCAGTGCGATCGACGGGGTGCTCCGGCAGCTGCTGCCGTTCGGTGTCCTGTCGCTGACGTCGACGCCGCCCACACTGGAGGAGTTGTTCCTCCGGCACTACGGCGACGAACCGGCCCGGGAGGGCGAGAACCACCGGCAAGCCGAATCCGGGACGCGGACGCCATGA
- a CDS encoding ABC transporter permease, with amino-acid sequence MSTRTAPAPAPPSESTGRGRYAGTARLVRLALRRDRVQLPVWLLALTALQVFSASSVLGLYPTEADLRSFAIATAASPVALATNGLVSGYSAGALLACQIVMPLSLAAALMTTLLVVRHTRQNEETGRAELVESAVVGRAALLTAALVVAVGANLVLGLLNVVVLVAQGLPLDGSLALGAAVAGVGIAFAAIAAVTAQVTDSARTANGLAGAALGVAFLLRAVGDMTGTVTEDGTRVISGWPTWVSPIGWAEQIRPYDDNAWWVLALPVVFALVVGSGAFVLTEHRDVGSGLVPTRPGPARAPRSLPTAVGSAWRMQRTILFWWAFGIAVLAVVYGAIGNQIDDFLGEGDQVADMMEQLGGGTTDMVDAYFATIFGMMAIAVAGYAVQALLRMRAEETAGRLEPVLATAVSRPRWMLAHIGLVVTGIVVLQMVTGAASGLAYGLVTEDVPGNVVSLTGAALVFVPAIAVVAALVVLLFGGAPAWSAGLSWGVLAACLIFGFFGPLLGLPQKIRDLSPFTHVPAVPAADVTATPLVWLTVLALGVGATGVMLFRRRDLTTS; translated from the coding sequence ATGAGTACCCGGACGGCACCGGCACCGGCACCGCCCTCCGAGTCGACGGGGCGGGGCCGATACGCGGGCACTGCCCGGCTCGTGCGACTCGCCCTGCGCCGCGACCGTGTCCAGTTGCCGGTGTGGCTGCTCGCCCTCACCGCGCTGCAGGTGTTCTCGGCCTCGAGCGTGCTCGGTCTGTATCCCACGGAGGCCGACCTGCGCAGCTTCGCGATCGCCACCGCGGCATCGCCCGTCGCATTGGCCACCAACGGTCTCGTCTCCGGCTACAGCGCCGGGGCCCTGCTCGCGTGTCAGATCGTCATGCCGCTGTCGCTCGCCGCCGCCTTGATGACCACGCTGCTGGTCGTGCGGCACACCCGCCAGAACGAGGAGACGGGCCGCGCCGAACTCGTCGAGTCCGCCGTTGTCGGGCGCGCGGCACTACTCACTGCCGCTCTGGTGGTCGCCGTCGGGGCCAACCTGGTGCTCGGACTCCTCAACGTCGTCGTCCTGGTGGCACAGGGCCTGCCGCTCGACGGGTCCCTGGCGCTCGGCGCGGCGGTGGCCGGGGTCGGCATCGCGTTCGCGGCGATCGCCGCGGTCACGGCACAGGTGACGGACAGCGCCCGGACCGCGAACGGCCTGGCCGGTGCCGCGCTCGGGGTGGCGTTCCTGTTGCGCGCGGTAGGCGACATGACGGGCACTGTGACGGAGGACGGCACCCGGGTGATCAGCGGCTGGCCGACGTGGGTGTCGCCGATCGGCTGGGCCGAGCAGATCCGGCCGTACGACGACAACGCCTGGTGGGTCCTGGCGTTGCCCGTAGTGTTCGCGCTGGTGGTCGGGTCCGGCGCATTCGTCCTCACCGAGCACCGGGACGTCGGCTCGGGACTGGTCCCGACCCGACCGGGGCCCGCCCGGGCGCCCCGTTCGCTGCCGACGGCAGTCGGATCGGCGTGGCGGATGCAGCGGACGATCCTGTTCTGGTGGGCGTTCGGCATCGCCGTGCTCGCGGTGGTGTACGGGGCGATCGGCAACCAGATCGACGACTTCCTCGGCGAGGGCGACCAGGTGGCCGACATGATGGAGCAGCTGGGCGGCGGCACCACGGACATGGTCGACGCCTACTTCGCCACGATCTTCGGCATGATGGCGATCGCGGTCGCCGGCTACGCCGTGCAGGCGCTGCTGCGGATGCGTGCCGAGGAGACGGCCGGTCGGCTCGAACCCGTTCTCGCGACAGCGGTCTCGCGTCCGCGGTGGATGCTCGCGCACATCGGCCTGGTCGTGACCGGCATCGTCGTCCTGCAGATGGTCACCGGCGCCGCGAGCGGACTCGCCTACGGTCTGGTGACCGAGGACGTGCCCGGGAATGTTGTGAGTCTCACGGGGGCGGCCCTCGTCTTCGTACCAGCGATCGCCGTGGTCGCGGCCCTGGTCGTGCTGCTGTTCGGAGGTGCCCCGGCCTGGTCGGCGGGGCTGTCCTGGGGTGTGCTCGCAGCCTGCTTGATCTTCGGATTCTTCGGGCCACTGCTGGGGCTACCCCAGAAGATCCGGGACCTGTCCCCCTTCACCCACGTCCCCGCGGTGCCGGCCGCAGACGTGACCGCGACCCCGCTGGTGTGGCTCACGGTGCTCGCGCTCGGCGTCGGTGCCACCGGGGTCATGTTGTTCCGCCGGCGCGACCTCACTACCTCCTAG
- a CDS encoding SDR family NAD(P)-dependent oxidoreductase — MSTTIRTAVVTGATSEKGIGRATAERYAEDGWAVVILDLDGELSAKVAAEIGSTYNVPAFGHAIDVSEEASVQSAYAATEAEVDAGSLPPVGALANIAGITSPVPFLETTLELWNKVFAVNATGTYLVTKAFLPDMIDQGWGRIVTMSSVSAQRGGGVFGKVPYSSAKAAVLGFTKSLARELEDTGVTINAVTPGAVDTNIRVGSTEEQETTIAQGIPLGRTATTREVASVITFLSSEDAAYLTGTTIDINGGSHMH; from the coding sequence ATGAGCACCACGATCCGCACCGCAGTCGTCACCGGCGCTACATCCGAGAAGGGAATCGGCCGGGCCACGGCCGAACGCTACGCCGAAGACGGTTGGGCCGTAGTCATTCTCGACCTCGACGGGGAACTGTCGGCGAAGGTTGCCGCCGAGATCGGCAGCACCTACAACGTGCCGGCATTCGGTCATGCCATCGACGTCTCCGAGGAAGCATCGGTTCAGTCGGCCTACGCCGCCACCGAGGCCGAGGTCGATGCCGGATCCTTGCCGCCGGTCGGGGCGCTTGCCAACATCGCGGGGATCACCTCGCCGGTCCCGTTCCTCGAGACCACCCTCGAGCTGTGGAACAAGGTCTTCGCCGTGAACGCAACCGGGACCTACCTGGTGACCAAGGCCTTCCTGCCGGACATGATCGACCAGGGTTGGGGCCGTATCGTGACGATGTCTTCGGTGTCCGCGCAGCGTGGCGGGGGAGTGTTCGGCAAGGTTCCGTACTCGTCGGCCAAGGCCGCGGTTCTCGGGTTCACGAAATCCCTTGCTCGCGAACTCGAGGACACCGGTGTGACCATCAATGCCGTCACACCGGGAGCGGTAGACACGAACATCCGGGTCGGTAGCACCGAGGAACAGGAAACCACGATCGCGCAGGGCATCCCTCTCGGACGCACCGCGACCACACGCGAAGTTGCCTCGGTCATCACCTTCCTGTCCTCGGAAGACGCCGCCTACCTGACAGGTACGACCATCGACATCAACGGTGGAAGCCACATGCACTGA
- a CDS encoding sugar phosphate isomerase/epimerase translates to MIDARLGCSTISFRHLDLGSALSEISRLGFGEIDLGSLPGVCEHVPIALTKSDVDQVADLVKRSGLTVRSINCDVGDLNDPRVDVPTSGHLTGLLELAAATGARALVLPNGALDHAPIADLDSDLDRVADNLAYVLGRARPYGLDVWTESLHVFRLCCNLDRAAELTSRLDPAIGIVMDFSHIVASGGDPVRFVGTFAERITHVHIRDATFGRVVLDRDCVVDEPGNINCSVGRGAVAFGAGIDALHAAGFAGHYTLELETRDITDDERPAAAADAARTVTALLNRNS, encoded by the coding sequence ATGATCGACGCTCGACTCGGGTGCTCGACGATCTCGTTCCGGCATCTGGACCTCGGAAGCGCACTGTCCGAGATCAGCCGACTCGGTTTCGGTGAAATTGACCTGGGTTCCCTACCGGGCGTCTGCGAACACGTCCCGATCGCGCTCACGAAGTCCGACGTCGACCAGGTCGCGGACCTGGTAAAGCGGTCCGGTCTCACCGTCCGATCCATCAACTGCGATGTCGGCGACCTGAACGATCCGCGAGTCGACGTTCCGACGTCCGGTCACCTCACCGGGTTACTGGAACTGGCTGCAGCGACGGGAGCACGAGCACTCGTGCTGCCGAACGGTGCACTCGACCACGCACCCATCGCAGACCTCGACTCGGACTTGGACCGCGTCGCCGACAACCTGGCCTACGTCCTCGGGCGAGCCCGGCCCTACGGCCTCGACGTGTGGACCGAATCGCTGCACGTGTTCCGGTTGTGCTGCAACCTGGACCGGGCGGCGGAGCTGACGTCCCGGTTGGATCCGGCAATCGGCATCGTCATGGACTTCAGTCACATCGTGGCCTCCGGCGGCGACCCGGTGCGATTCGTCGGCACCTTCGCCGAGCGCATCACCCACGTCCACATCAGGGACGCCACATTCGGCCGGGTCGTACTCGACCGAGACTGTGTTGTCGACGAACCGGGCAACATCAACTGCAGTGTCGGGCGCGGCGCCGTCGCGTTCGGCGCCGGCATCGATGCGCTGCACGCCGCGGGTTTCGCCGGGCACTACACCCTCGAACTCGAAACCCGAGACATCACCGACGACGAACGACCCGCGGCGGCCGCGGACGCGGCACGCACCGTCACGGCACTTCTCAATCGCAACAGCTGA
- a CDS encoding MFS transporter, which produces MGENALEMRGPVHGTKDAKRVAVGSSVGAVIETYDFIGFGTAAALYFGTAFFPGENSVTGTLAAFATLGVGFAARPLGGIVGGHLGDKVGRKPVLVGSLILMGIATFAIGLLPTYAQVGIIAPALLVAVRIIQGLAFGAEWGGAILMSYEHAPWRKKGRFTGIVQAGFPVGLLLANLVFLGSVHLGGDWAWRVPFLFSIVLVAVGLIIRSKVPESPVFDDVKEAGVTASPIKDAIKHDWRNILRGIGLRVAETAGYAVSVTYMISYLHTQSLASTSETITALCIASGIGIFATVGWAALTDRIGRRPLYIGICTFSALFGVPMFLLVNTGLFFFVVATIVLSYAVCQNALAGAQGAWFPELFTASRRASGASLAYQISAMVSGFTPFITTLLFVWLGWLGPALLFIVYALIGLVSAIATKETWGPTERRLAEVAERDTPQPSVVPTREMEHL; this is translated from the coding sequence ATGGGCGAAAACGCTCTCGAGATGCGCGGACCGGTCCACGGCACCAAAGACGCCAAGCGCGTCGCCGTCGGGTCCTCGGTCGGTGCCGTCATCGAAACCTACGATTTCATCGGCTTCGGCACCGCCGCCGCACTGTATTTCGGTACCGCGTTCTTTCCCGGCGAGAATTCGGTGACCGGCACCCTGGCCGCGTTCGCCACCCTCGGCGTCGGGTTCGCGGCCCGCCCGCTCGGCGGCATCGTCGGAGGACACCTCGGCGACAAGGTCGGCCGCAAGCCGGTCCTCGTCGGATCACTGATCCTCATGGGAATCGCCACGTTCGCGATCGGTTTGCTCCCCACCTACGCCCAGGTGGGCATCATCGCCCCGGCCCTGCTCGTCGCCGTCCGAATCATCCAGGGCCTCGCTTTCGGCGCCGAGTGGGGCGGGGCGATCCTGATGAGCTACGAACACGCTCCCTGGCGTAAGAAGGGCAGATTCACCGGCATCGTGCAGGCCGGGTTCCCCGTCGGACTGCTCCTGGCGAACCTCGTCTTCCTCGGCAGCGTCCACCTCGGCGGCGACTGGGCGTGGCGGGTTCCGTTCCTGTTCAGCATCGTCCTCGTCGCGGTCGGGCTGATCATCCGCTCCAAGGTCCCCGAATCCCCCGTCTTCGACGACGTCAAGGAAGCCGGCGTCACCGCCTCCCCCATCAAGGATGCGATCAAGCACGACTGGCGAAACATTCTGCGGGGCATCGGCCTTCGCGTCGCCGAGACAGCGGGTTACGCAGTGTCGGTCACCTACATGATCTCCTACCTGCACACCCAGAGCCTGGCATCGACCTCGGAGACGATCACCGCCCTGTGCATCGCGTCCGGCATCGGCATCTTCGCCACGGTGGGGTGGGCAGCACTGACCGACCGCATCGGCCGACGACCCCTCTACATCGGGATCTGCACATTTTCAGCGCTCTTCGGCGTTCCGATGTTCCTGCTCGTGAACACCGGCCTGTTCTTCTTCGTCGTCGCCACGATCGTCCTGTCCTACGCCGTCTGCCAGAACGCACTCGCCGGCGCCCAGGGCGCCTGGTTCCCCGAACTGTTCACCGCATCCCGGCGCGCATCGGGCGCCTCGCTCGCCTACCAGATCTCGGCCATGGTCTCCGGCTTCACCCCGTTCATCACCACACTGCTGTTCGTCTGGCTCGGATGGCTGGGCCCGGCACTGCTGTTCATCGTCTACGCGCTGATCGGACTCGTATCCGCAATCGCCACCAAGGAAACCTGGGGCCCGACCGAACGCCGGCTCGCCGAGGTAGCCGAACGCGACACCCCTCAGCCCTCCGTCGTCCCCACACGTGAAATGGAACATCTGTGA
- a CDS encoding transketolase produces the protein MRHHIIDMGEAQGQGYVGQALGAADIFAAVYADRLNYRPEDPHWDERDRFLLSTGHYAIGLYAALGEAGIVDVAELDTYGSDDSRLPMSGMASYTPGMEISGGSLGHGLAVAVGMALGLRLQNSSSRVFNFLSDGELDEGSTWEAAMGAHHHRLGNLIAMVDMNALQADGPTEGVLGIEPVHDKWAAAGWNVHRVDGNDPAALDRAFDSACASAAPVGTPSVIICDTKIGFGVPLLETREKAHFMRIDEHEWAVCRDQLTNRFTDTAYLQENEVQA, from the coding sequence ATGCGCCATCACATCATCGACATGGGCGAGGCCCAAGGTCAGGGATACGTCGGGCAGGCACTCGGCGCGGCCGACATCTTCGCTGCCGTCTATGCCGACCGCCTGAACTACCGGCCCGAAGACCCGCACTGGGACGAACGCGACCGCTTCCTGCTCTCCACCGGGCACTACGCCATCGGCCTCTACGCCGCGCTCGGCGAAGCCGGCATCGTCGACGTCGCCGAACTCGACACCTACGGCTCCGACGACTCCCGGCTTCCGATGTCCGGAATGGCCAGCTACACGCCGGGGATGGAGATCTCCGGCGGATCCCTCGGTCACGGACTCGCCGTCGCCGTCGGCATGGCACTCGGCCTGCGGTTACAGAATTCGTCGTCCCGCGTCTTCAACTTTCTCTCCGACGGCGAACTCGACGAGGGTTCGACGTGGGAAGCGGCCATGGGCGCCCACCATCACCGCCTCGGCAACCTGATCGCCATGGTCGACATGAATGCGCTCCAAGCCGACGGTCCTACCGAAGGTGTTCTGGGCATCGAGCCCGTTCACGACAAGTGGGCCGCCGCAGGGTGGAACGTTCACCGCGTCGACGGCAACGACCCCGCGGCACTGGATCGGGCATTCGACTCCGCCTGTGCGTCCGCAGCACCCGTCGGCACACCGTCGGTGATCATCTGCGACACCAAGATCGGATTCGGCGTCCCGTTGCTGGAGACCCGCGAGAAGGCACACTTCATGCGCATCGACGAGCACGAGTGGGCCGTCTGCCGCGACCAGCTGACGAACCGCTTCACCGACACCGCTTACCTGCAGGAAAACGAGGTCCAGGCATGA
- a CDS encoding transketolase family protein — protein sequence MTTTTPPKLKTSAMIASFVDPGQRTATAPFGHALVKAAESNDKIVGLSADLAKYTDMHIFAQAFPDRFFQMGMAEQLLLGAAAGMAETGLIPFASTYSVFAARRAYDFLCLDIAEPNLNVNIIGGLPGLTTGYGPSHQATEDIAIFRGMPNLTIVDPCDSLDIEQAVPQLAASDGPTYLRLLRGKVATVLDEYDYTFELGKAKVIRPGNDVVLVSSGLMTMRALQAASNLEKHNVDVAVVHTPTIKPFDAETVLAELDTPRLAFTLENHTKIGGLFETVASAIVERGIGKKVGSISLPDEFLDAGALPTLHDRYGLSTSSVEARILAEL from the coding sequence ATGACCACCACCACTCCCCCGAAACTCAAGACCTCGGCGATGATCGCCTCCTTCGTCGACCCGGGCCAGCGCACCGCCACCGCACCGTTCGGGCACGCGTTGGTCAAGGCCGCCGAGAGCAACGACAAGATCGTCGGATTGAGCGCGGACCTCGCGAAATACACCGACATGCACATCTTCGCGCAGGCCTTCCCGGACCGGTTCTTCCAGATGGGCATGGCCGAGCAACTCCTGCTGGGCGCCGCCGCCGGGATGGCCGAAACCGGCCTGATCCCGTTCGCGTCCACCTATTCGGTGTTCGCGGCGCGCCGCGCCTACGACTTCCTGTGCCTCGACATCGCCGAGCCGAACCTCAACGTCAACATCATCGGCGGCCTCCCCGGCCTGACCACCGGCTACGGCCCCAGCCATCAAGCCACCGAAGACATCGCGATCTTCCGGGGCATGCCGAACCTGACGATCGTCGACCCCTGCGATTCCCTCGACATCGAGCAGGCCGTCCCGCAACTCGCCGCATCCGATGGACCCACGTATCTGCGGCTGCTGCGAGGCAAGGTCGCGACCGTGCTCGACGAGTACGACTACACCTTCGAACTCGGCAAGGCGAAAGTCATCCGGCCCGGCAACGACGTCGTCCTCGTCTCCAGCGGCCTCATGACGATGCGGGCACTCCAGGCCGCGAGCAACCTGGAGAAGCACAACGTCGACGTCGCTGTCGTGCACACCCCGACGATCAAACCGTTCGACGCCGAGACGGTACTCGCCGAACTCGACACCCCGCGTCTTGCGTTCACTCTCGAGAACCACACCAAGATCGGTGGACTGTTCGAGACGGTCGCCTCGGCGATCGTCGAACGCGGAATCGGAAAGAAGGTCGGTTCGATTTCCCTGCCCGACGAGTTCCTCGACGCCGGGGCGCTCCCCACCCTCCACGATCGGTACGGCCTGTCGACTTCCAGCGTCGAAGCCCGCATCCTCGCCGAACTCTAG
- a CDS encoding GntR family transcriptional regulator: protein MGQPGALLGLQKTNLRQQAVAALRTAITSGELRPRSALVETELSERLQISRGTLREALRQLQQEGLVVTGARGRLHVRHLDTTEINDIFAVRAALEGLAASIVAVSSDRPKITAELRGVLDLMSKAPKDETLDDRIEADLDFHRLLCRSAGNETLLHSWTNLEGSIRMSIMYAGRDRAVGNMDADRHYEVVDAIDTGDPHAAAEAVRTHMAWAASNLVA from the coding sequence ATGGGGCAACCCGGCGCTCTCCTCGGACTGCAGAAGACAAACCTCCGTCAGCAAGCCGTGGCGGCGCTACGCACGGCCATCACCAGCGGCGAACTCCGCCCACGCAGCGCCCTCGTGGAGACCGAACTCTCCGAACGCCTCCAGATCAGCAGAGGCACCCTTCGTGAAGCACTTCGCCAGCTGCAGCAGGAAGGACTCGTGGTCACCGGGGCTCGTGGGCGCCTCCACGTGCGGCATCTCGACACCACGGAGATCAACGACATCTTCGCCGTCCGGGCCGCGCTGGAGGGCCTTGCCGCGTCCATCGTCGCGGTGAGCAGCGATCGCCCGAAGATCACCGCAGAACTCCGCGGCGTGCTGGACCTGATGAGCAAAGCGCCCAAGGACGAAACGCTGGACGACCGCATCGAAGCCGACCTCGATTTCCATCGCCTGCTGTGCCGGTCCGCGGGCAACGAAACCCTGCTGCATTCCTGGACGAACCTCGAAGGCTCGATCCGCATGTCCATCATGTACGCCGGCCGTGACCGAGCAGTCGGAAACATGGACGCCGACCGCCACTACGAGGTCGTCGACGCCATCGACACCGGCGACCCCCATGCCGCAGCCGAAGCCGTACGTACCCACATGGCCTGGGCTGCAAGCAATCTCGTCGCATAG